The proteins below come from a single Zhouia spongiae genomic window:
- a CDS encoding DUF4199 domain-containing protein, giving the protein MKQREIVSINGFLLGVFNIILLLVVYYLDIKIMVDYNLSCVLIMLLGSIVLGVISINSMKKTLNGYISFEKAFVIFILTVLIGTIMNLLFTYALFNIIDLDAGIIAKERIYESTLDNLENYNLPRNVIREELNKVEKIIYFGFIELFKASGIFLIVSSVFGVIVSLIMKQKIED; this is encoded by the coding sequence ATGAAACAAAGAGAAATTGTATCAATCAATGGTTTTTTATTAGGGGTTTTTAATATTATTCTCCTTTTGGTAGTTTATTATCTGGATATAAAAATAATGGTTGATTATAACCTCTCATGTGTGTTAATTATGTTGTTAGGATCAATTGTATTAGGAGTTATTTCAATTAACAGTATGAAAAAAACATTGAATGGATATATCTCTTTCGAAAAGGCCTTTGTGATATTTATTTTAACGGTATTGATTGGTACGATAATGAATCTATTATTTACATACGCCTTATTTAATATTATCGATTTGGATGCAGGGATTATTGCAAAAGAGAGGATTTATGAATCTACATTGGACAATTTAGAGAATTATAACCTACCTCGAAATGTTATACGAGAAGAATTGAATAAAGTTGAAAAAATTATTTATTTTGGATTTATCGAATTATTTAAAGCATCTGGTATTTTTTTAATAGTTTCTTCTGTTTTTGGAGTTATTGTTTCTCTAATAATGAAACAAAAAATAGAGGATTAA
- a CDS encoding non-ribosomal peptide synthetase, with the protein MINTISNLIEKYNNQGIKFIVKNDKLSIKTNRDSVPEEVLLEIKKYKTQIISFFKKKYRILSYAQERLWFMDQYNHNSSYNMAGAIRLSGELNKEVLEKVLFTIVNRHEILRTNFVTINDEPKQVIHEVPTCHVEIINLSHLSKEESNKQILDLLKEESQKTFDLANDSLIRFKIYSVDKDESVLFINKHHIISDGWSLSILINEITQLYEAFISGRPSPLKELPIQYGDYSIWQREYLEGELLQKQSKYWKGKLEGVSILELPTDKPRPKEQTFNGDRLPIHLNKDVTDKLNRLSRENDATLFMTLLSIFKILLHKYTGESDICVGSPIANRTRKELEPLLGFFANILALRTSLDDQMTFVDLLRQVKQTTLEAYENQDLPFEKVVDMLEPERNLSYSPLFQVMMVLQNNPEGELKFSGLNVESVGIESTISKFEITLDFTETEKGLYGGIEYNTDLFDSDTIERMANHFKVLVEQLIENSQRQIKDIELLTSSERQQLLFDWNDTQVDYPKEKCIHQLFEEQSEKTPDNVAVVFEGDSLTYRELNERSNQLAYYLQSKGVKAESLVGICVERSLEMIVGLLGILKAGGAYVPIDPTYPEERISYMFKDTNCAIVLTQEQIELPKTNSEIIYLDSKWEKIAKAPRTNIETGVKGDNLAYVIYTSGSTGKPKGVMNQHDGLVNRLNWAQEVYKLQKSDVVLQKTTYCFDVSVWELFWPIIVGSKLVIAKPNGHKDTQYLIEIIRKESITTLHFVPSLLQVMIDTPEFSQCKSLKNILCSGEVLPLELVKKFHRNFDIPLHNLYGPTEAAIDVSSYVCEKVVNHRNIPIGRPVANTQLYILDQYLKPIPVGIPGELCIAGIQVARGYLNQPDLTRKKFIKDPFSKDPNSRLYKTGDLARYLPDGNIEFIGRLDDQVKIRGFRIELGEIESVLNQQDQVSSSVVLAKEDATGNKQLVGYVVPSQDVEPSQGLKIDNLRDALSKTLPDYMVPSLFVSLEAIPLTSNGKIDKKALPDLQGNLQMTKEYVAPKTEIEFKLVSIWQGLLGVEKIGVHDDFFELGGHSLQATRIISKIRTEFNNELPLKVMFESRTVFELSRQIVANKNHGQQINPRVLNKWQGQIPLSYAQERLWFMDQYNHNSSYNMPGAIRFLGELNKEVLEKVLFTIVNRHEILRTNFVTINDEPKQVIHEVPTCHVEIINLSHLSKEESNKQILDLLKEESQKTFDLANDSLIRFKIYSVDKDESVLFINKHHIISDGWSLSILINEITQLYEAFISGRPSPLKELPIQYGDYSIWQREYLEGELLQKQSKYWKGKLEGVSILELPTDKPRPKEQTFNGDRLPIHLNKDVTDKLNRLSRENDATLFMTLLSIFKILLHKYTGESDICVGSPIANRTREEVEGLIGLFVNTLALRSDVNTELSFNEFLGRVKQTTLEAYENQDLPFEKVVDMLEPERNLSYSPLFQVMMVLQNNPEGELKFSGLNVESVGIESTISKFEITLDFTETEKGLYGGIEYNTDLFDSDTIERMANHFKVLVEQLIENSQRQIKDIELLTSSERQQLLFDWNDTQVDYPKEKCIHQLFEEQSEKTPDNVAVVFEGDSLTYRELNERSNQLAYYLQSKGVKAESLVGICVERSLEMIVGLLGILKAGGAYVPIDPTYPEERISYMFKDTNCAIVLTQEQIELPKTNSEIIYLDSEWEKIAKAPRTNIETGVKGDNLAYVIYTSGSTGKPKGVMVEHKSVLRLVKNNKSINLKTTTVLLSTGAVSFDATIFEYWGTLLNGGQLLLCPEAKLMDIESLRKLISRRAVNTMWLTSGLLNSYIDTEINLFSELSFVIVGGEKLSKYHIEKLNGEYPDLIIYNGYGPTENTTFSTNHKIIDKDFTKSSIPIGRPISNSMAYILNKNNRLQSVGIVGEICLGGDGLARGYWKNKLLTSEKFIINPYREGERLYKTGDLGRWLPDGTIEFIGRKDNQVKIRGYRVELDEIEFTLQRIKGIVNCCVVFKEIKIGEKNLIAYYVGDTVEVSDLIEYLRSVLPEHMIPVYFVLLKALPLSQNGKVDRNSLPDPDDISNLLGNDYVAPSNSIEEKLVIIWSDVLGISKENIGINSNFFALGGNSFKIIKLMNKINKAFQYELNVVTLFKYPTIASFSKSINSNNSMNQMDSLLDDATRVFQENISLLNNN; encoded by the coding sequence ATGATCAACACTATATCCAATCTTATAGAAAAGTACAATAATCAGGGAATTAAATTTATCGTGAAGAACGATAAATTATCAATAAAAACAAATAGGGATTCTGTTCCAGAAGAAGTTCTGTTAGAAATAAAAAAGTATAAGACACAAATAATTTCTTTTTTTAAAAAGAAGTACAGGATCTTATCATATGCTCAGGAACGTTTGTGGTTTATGGATCAATACAATCACAACTCCAGTTATAATATGGCTGGAGCAATAAGACTTTCAGGAGAACTTAATAAAGAAGTATTAGAAAAGGTTTTATTTACTATAGTAAACAGGCATGAGATACTTCGCACGAACTTTGTTACTATAAACGACGAACCAAAGCAAGTTATTCACGAAGTCCCTACTTGCCATGTTGAAATAATAAATCTAAGTCATTTATCAAAAGAGGAATCAAATAAACAAATATTAGATTTATTAAAAGAAGAGTCTCAAAAGACGTTTGATTTAGCAAATGATAGTTTAATCCGTTTTAAAATTTATTCTGTAGACAAGGACGAGTCTGTTTTATTTATCAATAAACATCATATAATATCAGATGGTTGGTCATTATCTATATTGATAAATGAGATTACACAGCTTTATGAAGCTTTTATTAGTGGTCGTCCATCACCATTAAAAGAGTTACCTATTCAATATGGTGATTATTCCATATGGCAAAGAGAGTATTTAGAAGGAGAACTGCTACAAAAGCAGTCTAAATACTGGAAAGGCAAATTGGAAGGTGTTTCAATACTAGAGCTACCTACGGATAAACCCCGTCCCAAGGAACAAACCTTTAATGGTGATAGGTTACCTATCCATTTAAATAAAGATGTTACAGATAAATTAAATCGGTTAAGTCGGGAGAATGACGCAACCTTGTTTATGACATTATTGTCTATATTTAAAATATTACTTCATAAATACACTGGTGAATCTGATATTTGCGTGGGCAGCCCTATAGCTAACAGGACTAGGAAAGAATTAGAGCCATTGTTAGGTTTTTTTGCAAATATACTTGCTTTAAGAACGAGTTTGGATGATCAGATGACTTTTGTAGATTTACTCAGGCAAGTAAAACAAACAACTTTAGAAGCCTATGAAAATCAGGATCTACCATTTGAGAAAGTAGTTGATATGTTAGAGCCTGAGCGCAACCTTTCATATTCTCCATTATTTCAGGTAATGATGGTTTTACAAAACAATCCTGAGGGAGAACTTAAATTTTCAGGATTGAACGTCGAGTCTGTAGGAATTGAATCTACAATATCCAAGTTTGAGATCACCTTAGATTTTACCGAAACGGAAAAAGGTCTTTATGGCGGTATTGAATATAACACAGATTTGTTTGATTCAGATACAATAGAAAGGATGGCCAATCATTTTAAGGTATTGGTGGAACAGTTAATAGAAAATTCACAGAGACAGATAAAAGATATAGAGTTGTTGACTTCTTCAGAAAGGCAACAGTTACTTTTTGATTGGAATGACACCCAAGTAGATTATCCTAAGGAAAAATGTATTCATCAATTATTTGAGGAGCAGTCAGAAAAGACTCCAGATAATGTGGCCGTGGTATTTGAAGGTGATTCTTTGACTTACCGAGAGTTAAATGAAAGGTCAAATCAGCTAGCGTATTATTTACAGAGTAAAGGCGTAAAGGCGGAAAGTTTAGTAGGTATTTGTGTAGAGCGTTCATTGGAAATGATAGTAGGATTGTTAGGAATACTAAAGGCAGGAGGCGCTTATGTACCTATTGACCCGACCTATCCAGAGGAGAGAATCTCTTACATGTTTAAAGACACGAATTGTGCTATAGTTTTAACACAAGAACAAATAGAGTTGCCAAAAACAAATTCAGAGATTATTTATCTTGATTCTAAATGGGAAAAGATAGCCAAAGCTCCTAGAACAAATATTGAAACAGGAGTTAAGGGAGATAACCTGGCATATGTTATATATACCTCGGGTTCAACAGGCAAGCCCAAAGGAGTTATGAACCAACATGATGGTTTGGTAAATCGACTGAATTGGGCACAAGAAGTATATAAACTCCAAAAAAGTGATGTTGTATTACAAAAGACAACCTATTGTTTTGATGTATCCGTTTGGGAGTTGTTTTGGCCAATTATCGTTGGAAGTAAATTAGTAATAGCAAAACCTAATGGTCATAAAGATACTCAATATTTAATAGAGATTATTAGGAAAGAGAGCATAACCACACTTCACTTCGTTCCTTCATTGTTGCAAGTAATGATAGATACACCAGAATTTAGTCAGTGTAAAAGTTTAAAAAACATTTTGTGTAGTGGAGAAGTATTACCACTTGAATTGGTTAAGAAATTTCATCGAAATTTTGATATTCCATTACATAATTTATATGGACCAACAGAAGCTGCAATTGATGTTTCTAGTTATGTATGTGAAAAAGTTGTAAATCATAGAAATATTCCAATAGGTAGGCCTGTAGCAAACACACAACTTTATATATTAGACCAATATTTAAAACCCATCCCAGTAGGAATTCCTGGGGAATTGTGTATAGCAGGTATTCAGGTTGCTCGAGGCTATTTGAATCAGCCTGATTTGACGCGTAAAAAATTCATAAAGGATCCATTTAGTAAAGATCCAAATTCAAGACTTTATAAGACGGGAGATTTGGCTAGATATTTACCAGATGGGAACATTGAGTTTATCGGTAGACTAGATGACCAAGTAAAAATCAGAGGTTTTAGGATAGAGTTGGGAGAGATTGAATCAGTGTTAAACCAACAAGATCAAGTAAGTTCGAGTGTTGTATTGGCCAAGGAAGATGCCACAGGGAATAAGCAATTGGTGGGGTATGTGGTTCCCTCCCAAGATGTAGAGCCTAGTCAAGGTTTGAAGATCGATAATTTAAGAGATGCTCTCTCAAAGACTTTACCTGATTATATGGTTCCTTCGTTGTTTGTAAGCTTAGAAGCAATACCTTTAACCTCAAATGGTAAGATTGATAAGAAAGCGTTGCCAGATCTGCAAGGCAATCTTCAAATGACCAAGGAATATGTTGCTCCCAAGACAGAAATAGAATTTAAATTGGTGTCCATATGGCAAGGGTTACTGGGAGTAGAAAAAATAGGGGTACATGATGATTTTTTTGAATTAGGCGGTCATTCATTGCAAGCAACACGTATAATATCGAAAATACGGACTGAATTTAACAATGAACTTCCTTTAAAGGTAATGTTTGAAAGCAGAACCGTGTTTGAGCTTTCCCGACAAATAGTTGCAAATAAAAATCATGGTCAACAAATTAACCCTCGGGTGTTGAATAAATGGCAGGGGCAAATTCCATTATCCTATGCACAGGAACGTTTATGGTTTATGGATCAGTATAATCACAATTCCAGTTATAATATGCCTGGTGCAATAAGGTTTCTGGGAGAACTTAATAAAGAAGTATTAGAAAAAGTTTTATTTACTATAGTAAACAGGCATGAGATACTTCGCACGAACTTTGTTACTATAAACGACGAACCAAAGCAAGTTATTCACGAAGTCCCTACTTGCCATGTTGAAATAATAAATCTAAGTCATTTATCAAAAGAGGAATCAAATAAACAAATATTAGATTTATTAAAAGAAGAGTCTCAAAAGACGTTTGATTTAGCAAATGATAGTTTAATCCGTTTTAAAATTTATTCTGTAGACAAGGACGAGTCTGTTTTATTTATCAATAAACATCATATAATATCAGATGGTTGGTCATTATCTATATTGATAAATGAGATTACACAGCTTTATGAAGCTTTTATTAGTGGTCGTCCATCACCATTAAAAGAGTTACCTATTCAATATGGTGATTATTCCATATGGCAAAGAGAGTATTTAGAAGGAGAACTGTTACAAAAGCAGTCTAAATACTGGAAAGGCAAATTGGAAGGTGTTTCAATACTAGAGCTACCTACGGACAAACCCCGTCCCAAGGAACAAACCTTTAATGGTGATAGGTTACCTATCCATTTAAATAAAGATGTCACAGATAAATTAAATCGGTTAAGTCGGGAGAATGACGCAACCTTGTTTATGACATTATTGTCTATATTTAAAATATTACTTCATAAATACACTGGTGAATCTGATATTTGCGTGGGCAGCCCCATAGCTAACAGAACCAGAGAAGAGGTAGAGGGGTTAATAGGTTTATTTGTTAACACCTTGGCCTTAAGGAGTGATGTAAATACAGAATTGTCTTTTAATGAATTCTTAGGCAGGGTAAAACAAACAACTTTAGAAGCCTATGAAAATCAGGATCTACCATTTGAGAAAGTAGTTGATATGTTAGAGCCTGAGCGCAACCTTTCATATTCTCCATTATTTCAGGTAATGATGGTTTTACAAAACAATCCTGAGGGAGAACTTAAATTTTCAGGATTGAACGTCGAGTCTGTAGGAATTGAATCTACAATATCCAAGTTTGAGATCACCTTAGATTTTACCGAAACGGAAAAAGGTCTTTATGGCGGTATTGAATATAACACAGATTTGTTTGATTCAGATACAATAGAAAGGATGGCCAATCATTTTAAGGTATTGGTGGAACAGTTAATAGAAAATTCACAGAGACAGATAAAAGATATAGAGTTGTTGACTTCTTCAGAAAGGCAACAGTTACTTTTTGATTGGAATGACACCCAAGTAGATTATCCTAAGGAAAAATGTATTCATCAATTATTTGAGGAGCAGTCAGAAAAGACTCCAGATAATGTGGCCGTGGTATTTGAAGGTGATTCTTTGACTTACCGAGAGTTAAATGAAAGGTCAAATCAGCTAGCGTATTATTTACAGAGTAAAGGCGTAAAGGCGGAAAGTTTAGTAGGTATTTGTGTAGAGCGTTCATTGGAAATGATAGTAGGATTGTTAGGAATACTAAAGGCAGGAGGCGCTTATGTACCTATTGACCCGACCTATCCAGAGGAGAGAATCTCTTACATGTTTAAAGACACGAATTGTGCTATAGTTTTAACGCAAGAACAAATAGAGTTGCCAAAAACAAATTCAGAGATTATTTATCTTGATTCTGAATGGGAAAAGATAGCCAAAGCTCCTAGAACAAATATTGAAACAGGAGTTAAGGGAGATAACCTGGCATATGTTATATATACCTCGGGTTCAACAGGCAAGCCCAAAGGAGTTATGGTGGAGCATAAAAGTGTTCTCCGATTAGTTAAGAATAATAAATCGATTAACTTAAAAACAACGACTGTATTATTGTCCACAGGAGCAGTATCCTTTGATGCAACTATATTTGAATATTGGGGAACTTTGTTGAATGGTGGTCAACTGCTTTTATGTCCAGAAGCTAAATTAATGGATATTGAATCACTAAGAAAATTAATTTCTAGAAGAGCCGTAAATACAATGTGGCTAACTTCAGGGTTGTTAAATTCTTATATTGATACAGAAATTAATCTTTTTAGTGAATTATCATTTGTTATTGTCGGAGGTGAAAAATTATCAAAGTACCATATAGAAAAGTTGAATGGTGAATATCCCGATTTGATAATATATAATGGTTATGGTCCAACAGAGAACACTACATTTTCTACAAATCATAAAATCATAGATAAAGATTTTACCAAGTCAAGTATTCCTATTGGAAGGCCAATATCGAATAGTATGGCTTATATTTTAAATAAGAACAATAGATTACAGTCTGTAGGAATAGTCGGAGAGATTTGTTTAGGAGGAGATGGTTTAGCACGGGGATATTGGAAAAATAAATTGCTTACCTCTGAAAAATTTATTATTAATCCTTATAGAGAGGGTGAACGTTTATATAAAACAGGAGACTTAGGAAGGTGGTTACCGGATGGAACTATAGAGTTTATTGGAAGAAAAGATAATCAGGTTAAGATTCGAGGATATCGTGTAGAATTAGATGAAATAGAGTTTACTTTGCAGCGAATAAAGGGAATAGTTAATTGTTGTGTTGTATTTAAAGAAATTAAGATTGGAGAGAAGAATTTAATTGCTTATTATGTTGGAGATACAGTAGAGGTAAGTGATTTGATCGAGTACTTGAGAAGTGTTTTACCTGAGCATATGATTCCTGTCTATTTTGTTTTATTAAAGGCACTTCCATTATCTCAAAATGGTAAGGTTGACAGAAATTCATTGCCAGATCCGGACGATATTTCTAATCTCTTAGGAAACGATTATGTAGCTCCAAGTAATTCAATTGAAGAGAAATTGGTAATTATTTGGAGTGATGTTTTAGGAATTTCTAAAGAAAATATTGGTATAAACTCGAACTTTTTTGCCCTAGGAGGAAATTCATTTAAAATTATAAAATTAATGAATAAAATTAATAAAGCTTTTCAATATGAACTTAATGTAGTAACCTTATTTAAATATCCAACAATTGCTTCGTTTTCAAAAAGTATTAATTCCAATAATTCAATGAATCAAATGGATTCATTGTTAGATGATGCTACCAGAGTTTTTCAAGAAAATATATCACTTTTAAATAACAACTAA